One Cellulomonas sp. NS3 genomic region harbors:
- the coxB gene encoding cytochrome c oxidase subunit II has protein sequence MHSQNPRRHQRPAVRWATLVAVVSIALAGCSAEVQRGWLPGDSEAEVTDHTGRITNLWVGSWIAALIVGVITWGLMLWCITVYRKRKNDNTLPVQLRYHVPLEVMYVILPLIMVGVLFYYTARDMSAITDVSEEPDLTVHVIGKQWSWDFNYVDDQVYDTGQQAQGIGDPGVLAEQPTLYLPVDETVRFELDSRDVNHSFWIPAFLYKLDVIPGFTNEFQVTPQEVGDYTGKCAELCGEYHASMLFNVKVVEREEYDAHIEDLRERGQTGELGLEYSRVQDLDTPTRRSQGS, from the coding sequence GTGCACTCGCAGAATCCCCGCCGGCACCAGCGGCCCGCCGTGAGGTGGGCGACCCTGGTCGCCGTCGTGTCCATCGCCCTGGCGGGCTGCTCCGCCGAGGTCCAGCGCGGCTGGCTGCCCGGCGACTCCGAGGCCGAGGTGACCGACCACACCGGCCGGATCACGAACCTCTGGGTCGGCTCGTGGATCGCCGCGCTCATCGTCGGCGTCATCACGTGGGGCCTGATGCTCTGGTGCATCACGGTCTACCGCAAGCGCAAGAACGACAACACGCTGCCGGTCCAGCTGCGCTACCACGTGCCGCTCGAGGTCATGTACGTGATCCTCCCGCTGATCATGGTCGGCGTGCTCTTCTACTACACCGCGCGCGACATGTCGGCGATCACCGACGTCAGCGAGGAGCCCGACCTGACGGTCCACGTCATCGGCAAGCAGTGGAGCTGGGACTTCAACTACGTCGACGACCAGGTGTACGACACGGGCCAGCAGGCGCAGGGCATAGGCGACCCGGGCGTCCTCGCCGAGCAGCCCACGCTCTACCTGCCGGTCGACGAGACGGTCCGCTTCGAGCTCGACTCGCGCGACGTCAACCACTCGTTCTGGATCCCCGCGTTCCTCTACAAGCTCGACGTGATCCCGGGCTTCACCAACGAGTTCCAGGTCACCCCCCAGGAGGTGGGCGACTACACCGGCAAGTGCGCCGAGCTGTGCGGCGAGTACCACGCGTCGATGCTGTTCAACGTCAAGGTCGTCGAGCGCGAGGAGTACGACGCGCACATCGAGGACCTGCGTGAGCGCGGGCAGACGGGCGAGCTGGGCCTGGAGTACAGCCGCGTCCAGGACCTCGACACGCCCACGAGAAGGAGCCAGGGTTCATGA
- a CDS encoding DJ-1/PfpI family protein — MSTQSPVRVGVFVFDDAEELDVVGPYEVLAWWAQHSELKPEVVTFSRDGNGVRCAKGLRLVPDRSAEDVGPLHVVVHPGGKGTRLLAKDSEHLAWVRQLRSTTALMTSVCTGALVYAAAGLLSGRPATTYWGALDELAQLDPTVLIDADARFVDDGDVVTSAGVSAGIDMALHLVARLESVDEARAVRRGIQYDPAPPV, encoded by the coding sequence ATGAGCACGCAGAGCCCGGTGCGGGTCGGGGTGTTCGTGTTCGACGACGCCGAGGAGCTCGACGTCGTCGGGCCCTACGAGGTGCTCGCGTGGTGGGCGCAGCACTCCGAGCTCAAGCCCGAGGTCGTGACGTTCTCCCGCGACGGGAACGGGGTGCGCTGCGCGAAGGGCCTGCGCCTCGTCCCCGACCGCTCGGCCGAGGACGTCGGACCGCTGCACGTCGTCGTCCACCCCGGCGGCAAGGGCACGCGCCTGCTCGCGAAGGACTCCGAGCACCTCGCGTGGGTCCGGCAGCTGCGGTCCACGACCGCGCTCATGACCAGCGTGTGCACCGGCGCGCTCGTGTACGCCGCGGCGGGCCTGCTCTCCGGCCGCCCGGCGACGACGTACTGGGGCGCGCTCGACGAGCTCGCGCAGCTCGACCCGACGGTGCTCATCGACGCCGACGCGCGCTTCGTGGACGACGGCGACGTCGTCACGTCCGCGGGCGTGTCCGCGGGCATCGACATGGCGCTGCACCTCGTGGCCCGGCTCGAGTCGGTGGACGAGGCGCGCGCGGTGCGCCGCGGGATCCAGTACGACCCCGCTCCCCCGGTCTGA
- the ctaD gene encoding cytochrome c oxidase subunit I: MTATAERIPGLAPRRQTLGRTVIKWVTSTDHKTIGYLYLISSFVFFCIAGVMALLIRAELFEPGIQVVQTPEQYNQLFTMHGTIMLLLFATPLFAGFANIIMPLQIGAPDVAFPRLNMFAYWLYLFGGLIAVGGFLTPQGAASFGWFAYTPLSTTAYSPGLGGDLWVFGLALGGFGTILGAVNFITTIVCMRAPGMTMFRMSVFTWGVLVTSLLVLMAFPPLASALLALGADRRLDAQVFNPENGGAILWQHLFWFFGHPEVYIIALPFFGIASEIIPVFSRKPIFGYKGLIYAFFAIAALSVTVWAHHMYVTGAVLLPFFALMTMLIAVPTGLKFFNWIGTMWRGKITFETPMLWTLGFLVTFLFGGLTGIILSSPALDFHVSDTYFVVAHFHYVVFGTVVFMMFAGFYFWWPKFTGRMLDERLGKVHFWLLFVGFHMTFLVQHWLGVVGMPRRYVDYSPEDGFTWMNQLSTVGSVVLAASTLPFLWNVYVTWRKAPLVTVDDPWGFGGSLEWATSCPPPRHNFTSLPRIRSERPAFDLHHPEVAALDQAAPDQNVLDELLGEADLTGQKELADERVRNGTGEPEQSSTTVLPDVKDQEGNR; the protein is encoded by the coding sequence ATGACCGCCACCGCCGAGCGGATCCCCGGTCTGGCGCCGCGTCGCCAGACCCTCGGTCGGACCGTCATCAAGTGGGTGACGTCGACCGACCACAAGACCATCGGGTACCTGTACCTGATCTCGTCGTTCGTCTTCTTCTGCATCGCCGGCGTCATGGCGCTGCTCATCCGCGCCGAGCTGTTCGAGCCCGGCATCCAGGTCGTGCAGACCCCCGAGCAGTACAACCAGCTCTTCACGATGCACGGCACGATCATGCTGCTGCTGTTCGCGACGCCTCTGTTCGCCGGCTTCGCGAACATCATCATGCCGCTGCAGATCGGCGCGCCCGACGTCGCGTTCCCGCGGCTCAACATGTTCGCGTACTGGCTGTATCTCTTCGGCGGACTCATCGCGGTGGGCGGGTTCCTCACGCCGCAGGGTGCCGCGTCGTTCGGCTGGTTCGCGTACACGCCGCTGTCGACGACGGCGTACTCGCCCGGGCTCGGCGGTGACCTGTGGGTCTTCGGCCTCGCCCTCGGTGGCTTCGGCACGATCCTCGGTGCGGTCAACTTCATCACCACGATCGTCTGCATGCGCGCACCCGGCATGACGATGTTCCGGATGTCGGTGTTCACGTGGGGCGTCCTCGTGACCAGCCTGCTCGTGCTCATGGCGTTCCCGCCGCTCGCGTCGGCGCTGCTCGCTCTCGGCGCGGACCGGCGGCTCGACGCGCAGGTGTTCAACCCCGAGAACGGGGGAGCGATCCTCTGGCAGCACCTGTTCTGGTTCTTCGGGCACCCCGAGGTGTACATCATCGCGCTGCCGTTCTTCGGCATCGCCTCGGAGATCATCCCGGTCTTCAGCCGCAAGCCGATCTTCGGCTACAAGGGCCTGATCTACGCGTTCTTCGCGATCGCCGCCCTGTCCGTGACCGTGTGGGCGCACCACATGTACGTCACCGGCGCGGTGCTGCTGCCGTTCTTCGCGCTCATGACGATGCTCATCGCCGTCCCGACCGGTCTGAAGTTCTTCAACTGGATCGGCACGATGTGGCGCGGGAAGATCACGTTCGAGACGCCGATGCTGTGGACGCTCGGGTTCCTCGTGACGTTCCTCTTCGGCGGCCTGACGGGCATCATCCTGTCGAGCCCCGCCCTGGACTTCCACGTCTCGGACACGTACTTCGTCGTCGCGCACTTCCACTACGTGGTGTTCGGCACCGTCGTGTTCATGATGTTCGCGGGCTTCTACTTCTGGTGGCCCAAGTTCACGGGCCGCATGCTCGACGAGCGCCTCGGCAAGGTGCACTTCTGGCTGCTGTTCGTGGGCTTCCACATGACGTTCCTCGTGCAGCACTGGCTCGGTGTCGTCGGCATGCCGCGCCGGTACGTCGACTACTCGCCCGAGGACGGGTTCACGTGGATGAACCAGCTCTCGACGGTCGGCTCGGTGGTCCTCGCGGCCTCGACGCTGCCGTTCCTCTGGAACGTCTACGTGACCTGGCGCAAGGCGCCGCTCGTCACGGTCGACGACCCGTGGGGCTTCGGCGGCTCGCTCGAGTGGGCCACGAGCTGCCCGCCGCCGCGGCACAACTTCACGTCGCTGCCGCGCATCCGGTCCGAGCGCCCCGCGTTCGACCTGCACCACCCCGAGGTCGCTGCGCTCGACCAGGCGGCACCGGACCAGAACGTCCTCGACGAGCTGCTCGGTGAGGCCGACCTCACCGGTCAGAAGGAGCTCGCGGACGAGCGGGTGCGCAACGGCACCGGTGAGCCCGAGCAGTCGAGCACGACCGTGCTCCCGGACGTGAAGGACCAGGAGGGCAACCGGTGA
- a CDS encoding sulfurtransferase TusA family protein — protein sequence MVVDARGLRCPIPVIRLARAARDAAPGAVLTVLSTDPAARHDVPAWARLRGHAVVASREEPEGALAISVRVGPAD from the coding sequence GTGGTGGTCGACGCCCGCGGGCTGCGCTGCCCGATCCCCGTGATCCGCCTCGCCCGCGCGGCCCGTGACGCGGCACCCGGCGCGGTGCTCACGGTGCTCTCGACGGACCCGGCGGCGCGGCACGACGTCCCGGCGTGGGCGCGGCTGCGCGGGCACGCGGTCGTCGCGTCCCGCGAGGAGCCCGAGGGCGCGCTCGCGATCAGCGTGCGGGTGGGGCCGGCGGACTGA
- a CDS encoding HesB/IscA family protein — translation MSETTETATHGVLLTDVAAGKVRSLLEQEGRDDLRLRVAVQPGGCSGLIYQLYFDERVLDGDALKDYDGVEVVVDRMSVPYLDGATIDFADTIEKQGFTIDNPNAGSSCACGGSFG, via the coding sequence ATGAGCGAGACCACCGAGACCGCGACGCACGGCGTCCTCCTCACCGACGTCGCCGCGGGCAAGGTCCGCAGCCTGCTCGAGCAGGAGGGGCGCGACGACCTGCGTCTGCGCGTCGCCGTCCAGCCCGGCGGCTGCTCGGGCCTGATCTACCAGCTCTACTTCGACGAGCGCGTGCTCGACGGCGACGCCCTCAAGGACTACGACGGCGTCGAGGTCGTCGTGGACCGCATGAGCGTCCCGTACCTCGACGGCGCGACGATCGACTTCGCCGACACCATCGAGAAGCAGGGCTTCACGATCGACAACCCGAACGCGGGCAGCTCGTGCGCGTGCGGCGGCTCGTTCGGCTGA
- a CDS encoding acyl-CoA thioesterase codes for MNRYLRLLLVWLRARRSAHTPSAPSPGSPLGEYRTTLRVMPNDLDLLRHVNNGAFLTLLDIGRVDMTLRSGAQSALDARGWFPVVVGESIRFRRSMTLWERFTIVTRVLGWDERVIYLDQRFERTGRDGAVEVVADAWVVARFLARSGGTVPSPEVAELFGLDPVSPPLPEPVVTWSRALDLAHRAV; via the coding sequence GTGAACCGGTACCTGCGCCTCCTGCTCGTGTGGCTGCGGGCGCGGCGGTCCGCGCACACGCCGTCCGCGCCGTCGCCCGGCTCCCCGCTCGGGGAGTACCGCACGACGCTGCGCGTCATGCCCAACGACCTCGACCTGCTGCGGCACGTCAACAACGGTGCGTTCCTGACGCTGCTCGACATCGGGCGCGTGGACATGACCCTGCGCTCGGGCGCGCAGTCGGCGCTCGACGCCCGGGGCTGGTTCCCGGTGGTGGTCGGCGAGTCGATCCGGTTCCGGCGCTCGATGACGCTGTGGGAGCGGTTCACGATCGTCACGCGCGTGCTCGGGTGGGACGAGCGGGTCATCTACCTCGACCAGCGCTTCGAGCGGACCGGGCGCGACGGCGCCGTCGAGGTCGTCGCCGACGCGTGGGTCGTGGCGCGCTTCCTCGCGCGCAGCGGCGGCACGGTTCCCTCGCCCGAGGTCGCCGAGCTGTTCGGGCTCGACCCGGTCAGCCCGCCGCTGCCGGAGCCCGTCGTCACGTGGTCCCGCGCGCTCGACCTGGCGCACCGGGCGGTCTGA
- a CDS encoding dipeptidase → MTNDSSTPAGPTPAGSPLAPDAPLTTDQVEQLRSRTAREFPRLRTDLEDLVRIPSVSNAEFDQAHVAASADAVAALLRDAGLDDVQVLRVDGPDGRPGAPAVVARRPAPAGAPTVLLYAHHDVQPPGDDAAWSSAPFEPTERGGRLYGRGAADDKAGVIAHLGALRVLGDDLGVGVTVFVEGEEEIGSPTFLPFLTAHRDELAADVIVVADSSNWRIGVPALTTSLRGLVDLEVEVTVLEHAVHSGMYGGPVLDAVTLLARLIATLHDDAGDVAVAGLTSAPDPTVDYDEVALRADASVVEGARLAGTGPLTARLWTRPALSVIGLDAPSVARASNTLTPTATAKLSLRIPPGQEPAAALAALREHLHAHAPLGARVTVRDGELGRPFQSPQDSEAMRAARWAFAQAWGTDPVDVGVGGSIPFIAELLEVYPDAAILVTGVEDPDSRAHGIDESVHLGELERVVLAEALLLARLARDARA, encoded by the coding sequence GTGACGAACGACTCCTCCACGCCCGCCGGCCCCACCCCCGCCGGCTCCCCGCTCGCACCCGACGCCCCGCTCACGACCGACCAGGTCGAGCAGCTGCGGTCCCGCACGGCACGCGAGTTCCCGCGCCTGCGCACCGACCTCGAGGACCTCGTGCGGATCCCGAGCGTCTCCAACGCCGAGTTCGACCAGGCGCACGTCGCCGCGAGCGCCGACGCGGTCGCCGCGCTCCTGCGCGACGCGGGGCTCGACGACGTGCAGGTGCTGCGCGTCGACGGGCCGGACGGCCGCCCGGGCGCACCCGCGGTCGTGGCGCGCCGGCCCGCACCGGCCGGCGCGCCGACCGTCCTGCTGTACGCGCACCACGACGTCCAGCCGCCGGGCGACGACGCCGCGTGGTCGAGCGCGCCGTTCGAGCCGACCGAGCGCGGCGGGCGGCTCTACGGGCGCGGGGCGGCCGACGACAAGGCCGGCGTGATCGCGCACCTCGGGGCGCTGCGCGTGCTCGGCGACGACCTCGGCGTCGGCGTGACGGTCTTCGTCGAGGGCGAGGAGGAGATCGGCTCGCCGACGTTCCTGCCGTTCCTGACGGCGCACCGCGACGAGCTCGCGGCCGACGTCATCGTCGTGGCGGACTCGAGCAACTGGCGCATCGGCGTCCCGGCGCTCACGACGTCGCTGCGCGGGCTCGTGGACCTCGAGGTCGAGGTCACCGTCCTCGAGCACGCGGTGCACTCCGGCATGTACGGCGGGCCGGTGCTCGACGCGGTCACGCTCCTGGCCCGGCTCATCGCGACGCTGCACGACGACGCGGGCGACGTCGCGGTGGCCGGGCTGACCAGCGCGCCCGACCCGACCGTCGACTACGACGAGGTCGCGCTGCGCGCCGACGCCTCGGTCGTCGAGGGTGCCCGGCTCGCCGGGACCGGTCCGCTGACGGCCCGCCTGTGGACCCGGCCGGCGCTCTCGGTCATCGGGCTCGACGCGCCGAGCGTCGCGCGGGCGTCGAACACGCTGACCCCGACGGCGACCGCGAAGCTCAGCCTCCGGATCCCGCCCGGGCAGGAGCCCGCCGCCGCGCTGGCCGCGCTGCGTGAGCACCTGCACGCGCACGCGCCGCTCGGAGCGCGCGTCACGGTCCGCGACGGGGAGCTCGGCCGACCGTTCCAGTCGCCGCAGGACTCCGAGGCGATGCGCGCGGCGCGCTGGGCGTTCGCGCAGGCCTGGGGCACCGACCCGGTCGACGTGGGCGTGGGCGGCTCGATCCCGTTCATCGCCGAGCTCCTCGAGGTCTACCCCGACGCCGCGATCCTCGTGACGGGCGTCGAGGACCCGGACAGCCGCGCGCACGGGATCGACGAGTCGGTGCACCTCGGCGAGCTCGAGCGCGTCGTGCTCGCGGAGGCGCTCCTGCTGGCCCGGCTCGCGCGGGACGCCCGCGCCTGA
- a CDS encoding cytochrome c oxidase subunit 4 codes for MKLEAKLFLYGILFFVPVGVVYAVWSDGEPVGTLGIPLVGGLVGMIGGYLALLARRIDDRPEDDPLGEIEQGAGDQGVYSPWSWWPLAIALAAALVFAGLAMGWWLVGLGSVLGLVALVGFVFEFSRGQHAH; via the coding sequence GTGAAGCTCGAGGCCAAGCTCTTCCTCTACGGCATCCTGTTCTTCGTCCCGGTCGGCGTGGTCTACGCCGTGTGGAGCGACGGTGAGCCGGTCGGCACGCTCGGCATCCCGCTCGTGGGCGGGCTCGTCGGGATGATCGGCGGTTACCTCGCGCTCCTGGCGCGGCGCATCGACGACCGTCCGGAGGACGACCCGCTGGGCGAGATCGAGCAGGGCGCCGGCGACCAGGGTGTGTACAGCCCGTGGAGCTGGTGGCCGCTCGCCATCGCCCTCGCGGCCGCCCTCGTCTTCGCCGGGCTCGCGATGGGCTGGTGGCTGGTCGGTCTCGGCTCGGTCCTCGGGCTGGTCGCGCTCGTCGGCTTCGTCTTCGAGTTCTCCCGCGGTCAGCACGCGCACTGA
- a CDS encoding cysteine desulfurase family protein: protein MTTHVGGPAPAGDPRPGVTHPTSAARVFLDAGGRAPLSRAARAAFDEALDQGWADPRRLHAEGRRARLLLDGAREALAAAVGARTEEVDLAPSHTAGLHGAVLSVARGRRRTGRDVVVGATERAAVLSVAEFAAAQPWSSATGSRVVVEVDREGRVDVEAYRSALRSPGVALAALQHANGEVGTVQPVEAVHEAAHAAGVPLLVDAGASLGHVAVPDAWDVLAADPGDWGGPAGLGVVVTRAGVRRAPVWPEDEDRWFPGGVSVPAALSAAVALQSALAERAAQDARRRTLVDRVRARVAAEVPDVEVVGAREARLPHVVTFSCLYVDGEALVTELDRLGFAVGSGSACTSSALEPSHVLAAMGVLTHGNVRLALPVDVTDDDVERFLAVLPGAVARVRAVLGVEGL from the coding sequence GTGACCACGCACGTCGGAGGACCGGCACCGGCCGGTGACCCGCGCCCGGGTGTGACGCATCCCACGTCCGCCGCCCGCGTCTTCCTCGACGCCGGAGGCCGTGCGCCCCTGAGCCGTGCCGCCCGCGCGGCGTTCGACGAGGCGCTCGACCAGGGCTGGGCCGACCCGCGACGGCTGCACGCGGAGGGCCGGCGCGCCCGGCTGCTGCTCGACGGCGCGCGCGAGGCCCTTGCCGCGGCGGTCGGCGCGCGCACCGAGGAGGTCGACCTCGCGCCGTCCCACACCGCGGGCCTGCACGGCGCGGTGCTGTCCGTGGCACGCGGCCGGCGCCGCACCGGCCGCGACGTGGTCGTCGGCGCGACCGAGCGTGCCGCGGTGCTGTCCGTCGCGGAGTTCGCCGCAGCCCAGCCGTGGTCGTCCGCGACGGGCTCGCGCGTCGTGGTGGAGGTCGACCGCGAGGGGCGCGTCGACGTCGAGGCCTACCGGTCCGCGCTCCGCTCCCCCGGTGTCGCGCTCGCGGCGCTGCAGCACGCGAACGGCGAGGTCGGCACCGTGCAGCCGGTCGAGGCGGTGCACGAGGCCGCGCACGCGGCGGGCGTGCCGCTCCTGGTCGACGCGGGCGCGAGCCTGGGGCACGTGGCGGTCCCCGACGCGTGGGACGTGCTCGCCGCCGATCCCGGCGACTGGGGCGGCCCGGCGGGCCTGGGGGTGGTCGTCACGCGCGCGGGGGTGCGGCGCGCGCCGGTCTGGCCGGAGGACGAGGACCGCTGGTTCCCGGGCGGCGTGAGCGTGCCGGCCGCGCTGTCCGCGGCGGTGGCGCTGCAGTCGGCCCTCGCGGAGCGTGCGGCGCAGGACGCGCGGCGCCGCACGCTGGTCGACCGGGTACGGGCACGGGTCGCGGCCGAGGTCCCCGACGTCGAGGTCGTGGGCGCCCGGGAGGCGCGGCTCCCGCACGTCGTGACGTTCTCGTGCCTCTACGTCGACGGCGAGGCGCTCGTCACCGAGCTCGACCGGCTCGGGTTCGCCGTCGGCTCGGGCTCCGCGTGCACGTCGAGCGCGCTCGAGCCGAGCCACGTGCTCGCCGCGATGGGCGTGCTCACGCACGGCAACGTGCGGCTCGCGCTCCCCGTGGACGTGACGGACGACGACGTCGAGCGGTTCCTCGCGGTGCTGCCCGGCGCGGTGGCCCGGGTCCGCGCGGTGCTCGGCGTCGAGGGGCTCTGA
- a CDS encoding glycerate kinase, with translation MRVLIAPDDFGGTLTAQEAATVLRDGWLRAVPGSDVRVCPLSDGGPGFLATLRASLGGEMLSVTVRSPLGEPVPAAVLVVAGADGGPGTAYVESAHAAGLALVPPGRRDPAVTSTYGVGELLRAAVATGVRRVVVGLGGSATNDAGAGMLAALGVGGPPSPLGRGGGELGDVLAEDLDALADVRSGLAGVELVGAYDVDVPLLGLHGASAGFAAQKGATPVQAQELERALGHFAHVAVGALAGSVRPDLLAGARASAPVTRLAAQPGAGAAGGLGFGLALLGARLLPGSALVADAVGLGERIADVDVVLTGEGRFDWQSLHGKVVAAVAARALPLAVPTVVLAGQVDVGRREWGAAGIAAAYAVAETPEQVRESLADPAGTLGRRVERVARTWAR, from the coding sequence GTGCGCGTGCTGATCGCCCCCGACGACTTCGGCGGGACCCTCACGGCCCAGGAGGCCGCGACCGTGCTCCGTGACGGCTGGTTGCGCGCCGTCCCGGGGTCGGACGTGCGCGTGTGCCCGTTGTCCGACGGTGGCCCCGGCTTCCTCGCGACGCTGCGCGCGAGCCTCGGTGGCGAGATGCTCTCGGTGACCGTCCGTTCGCCGCTCGGCGAGCCGGTCCCGGCCGCGGTGCTCGTGGTCGCCGGCGCGGACGGCGGTCCGGGGACGGCGTACGTCGAGTCGGCGCACGCCGCGGGCCTCGCGCTCGTCCCGCCCGGGCGGCGGGACCCGGCGGTGACCAGCACGTACGGCGTCGGGGAGCTGCTGCGCGCCGCGGTCGCGACCGGTGTCCGGCGCGTGGTCGTCGGGCTCGGCGGCTCCGCGACCAACGACGCGGGTGCCGGGATGCTCGCCGCGCTCGGTGTCGGCGGCCCGCCGTCGCCGCTCGGGCGTGGCGGTGGTGAGCTCGGCGACGTCCTCGCCGAGGACCTCGACGCGCTCGCGGACGTCCGCTCGGGACTGGCCGGTGTCGAGCTCGTCGGCGCGTACGACGTCGACGTGCCCCTGCTCGGGCTGCACGGCGCGAGCGCGGGCTTCGCGGCGCAGAAGGGCGCGACCCCGGTGCAGGCCCAGGAGCTCGAGCGCGCCCTCGGGCACTTCGCGCACGTCGCGGTCGGGGCGCTCGCCGGGTCCGTCCGGCCCGACCTGCTCGCGGGCGCCCGGGCGTCGGCGCCGGTGACCCGGCTCGCCGCGCAGCCCGGCGCGGGAGCGGCCGGCGGCCTCGGCTTCGGGCTCGCGCTCCTCGGCGCGCGCCTGCTGCCGGGCTCGGCGCTCGTGGCCGACGCGGTCGGGCTCGGTGAGCGCATCGCGGACGTCGACGTGGTGCTCACGGGCGAGGGCCGGTTCGACTGGCAGTCGCTGCACGGCAAGGTCGTCGCCGCGGTCGCCGCGCGTGCGCTGCCGCTCGCGGTGCCCACGGTCGTGCTCGCGGGGCAGGTGGACGTCGGGCGCCGTGAGTGGGGCGCCGCGGGGATCGCCGCCGCGTACGCGGTCGCCGAGACGCCCGAGCAGGTCCGGGAGTCGCTCGCGGACCCCGCCGGGACCCTCGGGCGCCGGGTCGAGCGGGTCGCGCGGACCTGGGCGCGCTGA
- a CDS encoding DUF3043 domain-containing protein, translated as MFGRSSKDQGPTSPAPLGTPGPDDAVRDGKGRPTPRRKVAESANRRPLVPADRKGAAKAARLEQRAARDRQYQALQTGDERFLPAKDKGPVRRYIRDHVDARWNLGEMFLPVALVMLVLQIVLAQVNPNAAFVVLIALYAFSLVMLLDAYLMWRGLKKRLRAKFGEDVVVRGTAMYAVLRVFQIRPSRLPKPQVKHGQYPS; from the coding sequence GTGTTCGGACGCAGCAGCAAGGACCAGGGACCCACCTCCCCCGCGCCCCTCGGCACCCCGGGCCCGGACGACGCCGTCCGCGACGGCAAGGGGCGCCCGACGCCGCGTCGCAAGGTCGCCGAGTCGGCCAACCGCCGACCCCTCGTCCCCGCCGACCGCAAGGGCGCCGCGAAGGCTGCGCGCCTCGAGCAGCGGGCCGCGCGCGACCGCCAGTACCAGGCGCTGCAGACCGGCGATGAGCGGTTCCTGCCCGCGAAGGACAAGGGGCCCGTGCGGCGCTACATCCGCGACCACGTCGACGCGCGCTGGAACCTCGGGGAGATGTTCCTGCCCGTCGCGCTCGTGATGCTCGTGCTGCAGATCGTGCTCGCGCAGGTCAACCCGAACGCCGCCTTCGTCGTCCTCATCGCGCTGTACGCGTTCAGCCTCGTCATGCTGCTCGACGCGTACCTCATGTGGCGCGGCCTGAAGAAGCGCCTCCGCGCGAAGTTCGGCGAGGACGTCGTCGTCCGGGGCACCGCGATGTACGCCGTCCTGCGCGTGTTCCAGATCCGCCCGTCGCGGCTGCCCAAGCCGCAGGTCAAGCACGGCCAGTACCCCTCCTGA
- the nadA gene encoding quinolinate synthase NadA, producing the protein MTLTTPPQDTTFTEPAPSALLLLGRGVDLASERGVECVGSLPAASDPDLVERAHAARAALGDRAFVLGHHYQRDEVIDLADVTGDSFKLAREAAARPEAEFIVFCGVHFMAESADILTSDAQQVVLPDLAAGCSMADMAAIDQVEDAWDVLVEAGVAEDTVPVTYMNSTAAIKAFTGRHGGTVCTSSNAHVALRWAFDKVGGVEGTGKVLFMPDQHLGRNTAVNQLGLSLDDCVVFDPRRPNGGLTAQQLKDARMILWRGHCSVHGRFSERNVTDIRAAVPGVHVLVHPECKHEVVTAADMVGSTEYIIQALAAAEPGSSWAIGTELNLVRRLARAHADKQVHYLDSTVCFCSTMNRIDLPHLVWTLESLVAGRVVNRIVVDADDAHWARVALDQMLALPGYGA; encoded by the coding sequence GTGACCCTCACGACACCGCCGCAGGACACCACGTTCACGGAGCCCGCCCCGTCGGCGCTGCTGCTCCTCGGGCGCGGGGTCGACCTCGCCTCCGAGCGCGGCGTCGAGTGCGTCGGGTCGCTGCCGGCCGCGAGCGACCCCGACCTCGTCGAGCGCGCGCACGCGGCCCGCGCCGCCCTCGGCGACCGCGCGTTCGTGCTCGGCCACCACTACCAGCGCGACGAGGTGATCGACCTCGCGGACGTCACCGGGGACTCGTTCAAGCTCGCGCGCGAGGCGGCGGCCCGCCCGGAGGCCGAGTTCATCGTGTTCTGCGGCGTGCACTTCATGGCCGAGTCGGCGGACATCCTCACGTCCGACGCCCAGCAGGTCGTGCTCCCGGACCTCGCGGCGGGCTGCTCGATGGCGGACATGGCGGCGATCGACCAGGTCGAGGACGCGTGGGACGTGCTGGTCGAGGCGGGCGTCGCGGAGGACACCGTCCCCGTGACGTACATGAACTCCACGGCGGCGATCAAGGCGTTCACCGGGCGCCACGGCGGCACGGTCTGCACGTCGTCGAACGCGCACGTCGCGCTGCGCTGGGCGTTCGACAAGGTCGGCGGCGTCGAGGGCACGGGCAAGGTCCTGTTCATGCCCGACCAGCACCTCGGCCGCAACACCGCGGTGAACCAGCTCGGGCTCTCGCTCGACGACTGCGTGGTGTTCGACCCGCGCCGGCCGAACGGCGGGCTCACCGCCCAGCAGCTCAAGGACGCGCGGATGATCCTGTGGCGCGGGCACTGCTCGGTGCACGGCCGCTTCTCCGAGCGCAACGTCACCGACATCCGGGCGGCGGTCCCCGGCGTCCACGTCCTGGTGCACCCCGAGTGCAAGCACGAGGTCGTGACCGCGGCGGACATGGTCGGCTCGACGGAGTACATCATCCAGGCGCTCGCCGCGGCGGAGCCGGGGTCGTCGTGGGCGATCGGCACCGAGCTCAACCTGGTCCGGCGCCTGGCTCGCGCGCACGCCGACAAGCAGGTGCACTACCTCGACTCGACGGTGTGCTTCTGCTCGACGATGAACCGCATCGACCTGCCGCACCTCGTGTGGACGCTGGAGTCGCTCGTGGCCGGCCGGGTCGTCAACCGCATCGTCGTCGACGCGGACGACGCCCACTGGGCCCGGGTCGCGCTCGACCAGATGCTCGCGCTGCCGGGGTACGGCGCATGA